From one Musa acuminata AAA Group cultivar baxijiao chromosome BXJ2-6, Cavendish_Baxijiao_AAA, whole genome shotgun sequence genomic stretch:
- the LOC135614413 gene encoding uncharacterized protein LOC135614413 isoform X1 — protein sequence MAAAIGGGVIQMLVSRHPPWRIPSRPSALPFEVEEAVAEEVEGALRPLKSLRRSALLLFALPALVPAPSAATALSIGIPGPKEWLKEQKKKSAKFVLAPIEASRNTLRSAVDLLNAPDSQSTAVNSEEMRRLLNLASRDCVPLQRSSLVQLQSQTGVEVCTFRLIVKNAASLLDKNNPVKLEAEVALDDLIRSFSLLGDVIIDGNFQVEADREKVKDGLVKTISSLDKFEQGIKECLGV from the exons ATGGCGGCCGCGATAGGTGGTGGTGTTATCCAAATGCTCGTCTCTCGACACCCTCCGTGGCGGATTCCCTCTCGACCATCTGCTCTCCCATTCGAGGTGGAAGAAGCAGTAGCAGAAGAGGTAGAAGGAGCACTTCGTCCTCTTAAATCCCTTCGTCGAAGCGCGCTTCTGCTGTTCGCCCTCCCCGCTCTCGTCCCCGCCCCTTCCGCGGCCACCGCCCTATCCATCGGCATTC CTGGGCCAAAGGAGTGGCTAAAAGAACAGAAGAAGAAGTCCGCAAAGTTCGTTCTTGCTCCAATCGAAGCCTCGCGGAACACCCTCCGCTCCGCCGTCGACCTGCTGAATG CACCGGATTCGCAATCGACAGCGGTGAATTCTGAGGAGATGAGGCGGCTGCTGAACTTGGCCTCGAGGGATTGCGTGCCACTGCAAAGGAGCTCGCTTGTGCAACTTCAGTCACAAACAGGCGTGGAG GTTTGCACTTTCCGGTTGATTGTAAAGAATGCTGCCTCTTTGCTTGATAAGAACAATCCGGTCAAGTTGGAGGCGGAAGTTGCTCTTGATGATCTAATAAG ATCATTTTCCTTGCTTGGTGATGTTATCATTGATGGCAACTTTCAGGTCGAAGCAGATAG AGAAAAGGTGAAAGATGGGCTGGTCAAAACAATTTCCTCACTCGATAAATTTGAGCAGGGCATAAAGGAATGCTTAGGTGTTTGA
- the LOC135614413 gene encoding uncharacterized protein LOC135614413 isoform X2 translates to MAAAIGGGVIQMLVSRHPPWRIPSRPSALPFEVEEAVAEEVEGALRPLKSLRRSALLLFALPALVPAPSAATALSIGIPGPKEWLKEQKKKSAKFVLAPIEASRNTLRSAVDLLNAVNSEEMRRLLNLASRDCVPLQRSSLVQLQSQTGVEVCTFRLIVKNAASLLDKNNPVKLEAEVALDDLIRSFSLLGDVIIDGNFQVEADREKVKDGLVKTISSLDKFEQGIKECLGV, encoded by the exons ATGGCGGCCGCGATAGGTGGTGGTGTTATCCAAATGCTCGTCTCTCGACACCCTCCGTGGCGGATTCCCTCTCGACCATCTGCTCTCCCATTCGAGGTGGAAGAAGCAGTAGCAGAAGAGGTAGAAGGAGCACTTCGTCCTCTTAAATCCCTTCGTCGAAGCGCGCTTCTGCTGTTCGCCCTCCCCGCTCTCGTCCCCGCCCCTTCCGCGGCCACCGCCCTATCCATCGGCATTC CTGGGCCAAAGGAGTGGCTAAAAGAACAGAAGAAGAAGTCCGCAAAGTTCGTTCTTGCTCCAATCGAAGCCTCGCGGAACACCCTCCGCTCCGCCGTCGACCTGCTGAATG CGGTGAATTCTGAGGAGATGAGGCGGCTGCTGAACTTGGCCTCGAGGGATTGCGTGCCACTGCAAAGGAGCTCGCTTGTGCAACTTCAGTCACAAACAGGCGTGGAG GTTTGCACTTTCCGGTTGATTGTAAAGAATGCTGCCTCTTTGCTTGATAAGAACAATCCGGTCAAGTTGGAGGCGGAAGTTGCTCTTGATGATCTAATAAG ATCATTTTCCTTGCTTGGTGATGTTATCATTGATGGCAACTTTCAGGTCGAAGCAGATAG AGAAAAGGTGAAAGATGGGCTGGTCAAAACAATTTCCTCACTCGATAAATTTGAGCAGGGCATAAAGGAATGCTTAGGTGTTTGA
- the LOC103987052 gene encoding uncharacterized protein LOC103987052, translated as MSLSTLFRRVGLKDLVSNVTVYSGASEVSGGLSLIFRRWATKKTAGSTKNGRDSRPKNLGVKKFGGEKVIPGNIIVRQRGTRFHPGDYVGMGKDHTLFALKGGHVRFERHKLSGRKWVHVDPIDGHVLHPIYTNAGLNVDAGSQMC; from the exons ATGTCTCTATCAACCTTATTCAGAAGAGTTGGTCTCAAAGATCTCGTTTCAAATGTTACCGTCTATAGTGGTGCTAGTG AGGTATCTGGAGGACTGAGTTTGATCTTTCGACGTTGGGCCACAAAAAAGACTGCAGGGTCCACAAAGAATGGACGTGACTCACGGCCCAAGAATCTAGGTGTCAAGAAATTTGGTGGAGAG AAGGTGATTCCTGGCAACATCATAGTTCGTCAACGAGGTACACGGTTCCATCCTGGGGACTATGTCGGAATGGGAAAGGATCACACGCTATTTGCGCTAAAAGGAGGTCATGTTCGCTTTGAACGCCACAAGCTTAGTGGTCGGAAATGGGTGCATGTTGATCCAATTGATGGTCATGTTCTTCATCCCATCTATACAAATGCTGGCCTTAACGTTGATGCCGGAAGCCAGATGTGCTAG